Proteins encoded within one genomic window of Candidatus Neomarinimicrobiota bacterium:
- a CDS encoding TRAP transporter large permease subunit, with protein MNFSQKSAHAVARTFEWWENTLVLAALLSMAFLPCVEAITRVMGVPGVPGSTIIVQHLTLWIGFLGAIIAARENRLLSLTQPIEIETDGRKGFSYWFARGVAITVSLILAYASFILVKTESEYPRDLLPGIPIWVVEVIMPLGFFFIAMEMLRTSKKEPVYRALLIAIPLVIGAMGLGETLQTPTVLWAGVIAIIVSLAFGAPIFIGLGGFAVLFFWYDGVPIAAVPAEMYRIVVSPTLPTIPLFTLAGYILAQSGASKRLIEVFRHWFGWIPGGTPVMITLLCGFFTTLTGGSGVTILALGGLLLPMLISEKYPREFSVGLITVSGSLGLLFPPSLPVIIYGVTAGVPINKIFLAGIIPGFFLVAMVAMWGVRQGFISKVTRQPFQPAEAFQAFWKAKWEVFIPAFILIGIFGGFTTLVEAAAFTVVYVLFVEVFVYKDLKLNDLPKVIVDCATLVGGVLIILGVAMGFTSYLVDAQVPLLALDWVRENIQSKYVFLLALNVMLLIVGCLMDIFSAIIVVVPLIKPMGIYFGIDPVHMAVIFIANLELGYLTPPVGMNLFLSAYRFNRSMPEVYKATLPFFIILLLTVLAITYIPALSLALL; from the coding sequence ATGAACTTTTCTCAAAAATCAGCACATGCAGTTGCAAGAACATTTGAATGGTGGGAAAACACGCTGGTCCTGGCGGCACTTCTTTCCATGGCCTTCCTGCCGTGCGTGGAAGCTATCACTCGTGTCATGGGTGTTCCGGGAGTTCCTGGCTCCACCATTATTGTACAGCACCTGACGCTCTGGATCGGCTTCCTGGGTGCCATTATCGCCGCCCGAGAGAACCGACTCCTTTCCCTCACACAGCCGATAGAGATAGAAACAGATGGAAGGAAGGGATTCAGTTACTGGTTTGCCAGAGGCGTAGCCATTACTGTGAGCCTCATTCTTGCCTACGCCAGTTTTATCCTGGTCAAGACCGAATCAGAATATCCTAGGGATCTTCTGCCGGGTATTCCTATCTGGGTTGTGGAAGTAATCATGCCTCTGGGTTTCTTTTTCATCGCCATGGAGATGTTGCGAACGAGTAAAAAAGAACCTGTCTACCGGGCTCTGCTTATAGCCATTCCCCTTGTCATTGGGGCTATGGGACTGGGAGAGACTCTCCAAACGCCCACCGTATTATGGGCTGGTGTGATTGCCATCATAGTCTCACTTGCTTTTGGGGCTCCCATTTTTATCGGACTGGGTGGTTTTGCCGTTCTCTTTTTCTGGTATGATGGAGTACCCATTGCTGCTGTGCCGGCAGAAATGTACAGAATTGTTGTTTCGCCTACACTTCCCACCATTCCTCTTTTCACCTTGGCGGGATATATCCTTGCCCAAAGCGGTGCTTCCAAGCGGCTTATTGAAGTGTTCCGGCACTGGTTTGGGTGGATTCCAGGTGGAACGCCCGTCATGATCACTCTTCTCTGCGGTTTTTTCACCACCCTCACCGGCGGTTCCGGTGTCACCATCCTGGCGTTGGGAGGACTGCTTCTTCCCATGCTTATTTCCGAAAAGTATCCTCGCGAGTTCTCTGTAGGGCTCATCACAGTGTCAGGTTCCCTCGGTTTGCTTTTTCCGCCAAGCCTCCCGGTTATCATTTATGGTGTGACGGCGGGTGTCCCAATAAACAAGATTTTCCTGGCTGGTATTATCCCGGGTTTTTTCCTCGTTGCCATGGTAGCAATGTGGGGCGTAAGGCAGGGATTTATCTCGAAAGTCACAAGGCAACCTTTCCAACCAGCAGAAGCATTTCAGGCTTTCTGGAAAGCCAAATGGGAAGTGTTTATTCCCGCCTTCATTCTCATCGGTATCTTTGGCGGTTTTACCACGCTTGTGGAGGCGGCGGCGTTTACGGTTGTTTATGTTTTATTCGTTGAGGTGTTTGTCTACAAAGATTTGAAACTGAACGACCTTCCCAAAGTGATTGTGGATTGTGCCACGCTGGTAGGTGGTGTGTTGATCATTCTTGGTGTGGCTATGGGGTTTACCAGCTATCTGGTGGATGCCCAGGTGCCGCTCCTGGCCCTGGACTGGGTGAGGGAGAATATTCAGAGTAAGTATGTATTCCTTTTGGCTCTCAATGTGATGTTGCTTATCGTCGGCTGCCTCATGGATATCTTTTCTGCTATCATTGTGGTTGTGCCCCTCATAAAACCCATGGGTATTTACTTTGGGATCGACCCTGTCCATATGGCGGTCATTTTTATCGCGAACCTAGAGCTTGGTTATCTCACACCGCCTGTGGGGATGAACCTTTTCCTGTCGGCGTACCGTTTCAACCGCTCCATGCCTGAAGTGTACAAGGCAACTTTGCCATTTTTCATCATCCTGCTCTTAACAGTGCTTGCCATTACATATATTCCGGCTCTGTCGCTCGCTCTCCTGTGA
- a CDS encoding PorV/PorQ family protein, with the protein MVKQSRKIALVLATVTLFTGISPLKAGSEAGALFLLISPGARAGGMGEAQVAVANDAYASYWNPAGLAFLQGSEVALMHVNWLPNLVSDMYYEFVAFRHHVPTLGTLGGHIIFLNLGEQQRTDEQGENLGTFNSFMFAATASYGAFISRNAAIGLNVKLLHQKLAEIGAGAEKGKGVTTDFAFDLGYLQKGFLSNRLDMGVTVTNIGPKIAFIDEAQADPMPTNFTLGLNFKVVDTEYNKLSIVMDIDKMLVASYPDMDWNSDGVVGMYDKKGKYVGPSGSYNSKGRMEKAHTDPIYLGIFTSWVDDWLLGGDIDRPGRNGVSDGKIGGYTKDATDKFVPTEAEWGDSDYGKYNDAGELEVGTGRSRTFQNELDETVLNLGAEYWYSRYFALRAGYYYDKTGKIHNPTFGVGLRFSGYGFDAGFTLGEPGHPLTNTMRFSLNIEF; encoded by the coding sequence ATGGTGAAACAGTCGAGAAAAATAGCTCTTGTTTTAGCAACGGTTACTCTCTTTACGGGTATTTCGCCTCTCAAAGCAGGGAGTGAAGCGGGAGCTCTGTTCCTGCTCATTTCTCCCGGTGCCCGTGCCGGCGGAATGGGTGAAGCCCAGGTGGCCGTGGCCAACGACGCTTATGCCAGCTACTGGAACCCCGCGGGCCTGGCGTTTCTTCAAGGTTCCGAGGTTGCTCTCATGCATGTCAACTGGTTACCTAACCTGGTCTCTGACATGTACTATGAATTTGTTGCCTTTCGCCATCATGTACCTACCTTGGGTACCTTGGGCGGGCATATCATTTTTCTTAATCTCGGTGAGCAGCAGCGAACCGATGAGCAGGGGGAGAATCTCGGTACATTCAACAGCTTCATGTTCGCTGCCACCGCTTCTTACGGAGCATTCATTTCCCGGAACGCGGCCATCGGTCTCAACGTGAAGTTGCTTCATCAGAAGCTGGCTGAGATTGGCGCTGGGGCTGAGAAAGGGAAAGGTGTCACTACTGATTTCGCATTCGACCTCGGCTATCTTCAGAAAGGTTTTCTTTCCAACAGACTGGATATGGGTGTGACGGTGACCAACATTGGTCCGAAGATTGCTTTTATCGATGAGGCACAGGCCGACCCCATGCCCACAAATTTCACTCTTGGCCTGAATTTCAAAGTCGTGGACACCGAATACAACAAACTGAGCATCGTCATGGATATTGACAAAATGCTTGTGGCATCCTATCCAGACATGGATTGGAACAGTGATGGTGTTGTGGGCATGTACGACAAAAAAGGTAAGTATGTGGGCCCCAGTGGGAGTTACAATTCAAAAGGTAGGATGGAAAAAGCTCACACCGATCCCATCTATCTTGGCATATTCACTTCGTGGGTGGATGACTGGCTGTTGGGTGGTGACATTGACCGTCCCGGGAGGAATGGTGTGTCGGACGGGAAAATTGGCGGCTACACCAAAGATGCCACCGACAAGTTTGTTCCCACAGAGGCGGAGTGGGGAGATTCTGACTACGGGAAGTATAACGATGCAGGAGAACTTGAAGTGGGCACCGGCAGATCGAGAACATTCCAAAACGAACTGGATGAGACTGTGCTGAATCTTGGTGCCGAGTACTGGTACTCCCGCTACTTTGCTTTGAGGGCAGGTTACTACTACGATAAGACAGGAAAGATTCATAACCCCACTTTCGGTGTGGGACTCAGGTTTTCGGGCTACGGCTTTGATGCCGGGTTTACCCTTGGAGAGCCGGGGCACCCTCTTACCAATACCATGCGGTTTTCTCTCAATATTGAATTCTGA